The Ziziphus jujuba cultivar Dongzao chromosome 1, ASM3175591v1 genome segment TAAGGTTAAGCAATGGATTTTTGTTAAAGCTATTGATAAttggaatttatattttattctgtccaacttgttaattttgtttttgacttAAGTTTGTTGATGTTAAGAAATGAACTTCTCCTTGGCTTCATTTTTGAGAAGTTAAACAGTTGAGGCTAAGTTCTattattgattatattttattttgttttggacttaaatatttttctttgaggTTAAGTATTAGTATTTaagatataatttataatttcttaaCTTGTGAATTTGTTGGACATTTATGGATTGAATTAGGTTTGGTTTGAATTGgtttcaaattagaaaataagtgGTTTTGGTTTATAGTTGGTGATGATTGTTTAgagttttttggtaaataccaAACTTACAGCTTTGGAAATTTTGGTATAAAGAGAAAATGTAGTGGAAATGATGTACTGTTTTTAGGTTGGAAATTTAGTAACTCGTATTTGAAGAAATGTCTATATGGTTCTCCATTCCTTTGAATTGCAAGTATATATGTGTTTTAGATTGTTGGACTCCTTAGATAGATGCTAATTTAAGTGTTGGTATTTAACCAGACAAGGGAGACATGGACGAGTTTGGATGAGGGGTCTTCACTAGGGATAATTTTGCTAGCAACGTACTATTAGTGGGACTTTTCTAAACTCTATTTATTTtccatgtatatatgtgtgtgattAAGTGGAATTGCATTTATGCATTCATGAGCATTGTATATAGGATAATGTATATAAGAAATTATCGGGTATTGATGAGAATTTGTCCGTACCAATTCAAACAACAACTCATTGGagtgctgatcctgtacaactGAAAACCGGACCAATTACttgggcacaagctaagaggtttaacgATAATCTAATTAGCTTCAGTCAAAGAGTAATTTAATCTCAAAAAGGCGCATTAATATCAAAAGATTTAAAGTCCATACTCGGCATCCAAGTTGTGAAAGCCAAAATGGACCCAAAAAGCTGTTTTGGTTCATTTGAGGATTCCGGGAAGCAAGGGATGGTTGATAACTTATAAACATGATTGAGCTCACAAGAGatcatgaaatcatgccaaggcaAAAGCAAGGATGTCCAAACACATCATTCATGCACGCACTTCAATTTTGGCTAAATTACATTGTTTTGGCCTTGGGAAGGGGGCATCTTgtcaagctttgatcattccaatcaatggcaatgtgtggggaccagttctaatcctatttggtatcctacatgCATATcagatctgatttggagcttaatttAGCTGTTGATTAGATAAagatagcttatttggaaagttggtcaactactttcctaatctgaaattcgacttttgttttagaaatagtcttttattttttgtttttatttaattatttactggacaaattaatttataaaggttgatattttaatattttgattgtaaattaattaattcctatttcaaaattaaggaattaattaatccaaattagtttaggaaaggactTGGAAAATTAGGCCATTACCTATTATGAAGCTATGTTGGCGATTTTGACAGagtattttagggttttatttttgtcactcaaacctatttaaaggcttgttttttcaataatatgcaGATCatcattcatatagaaaattacttgtgagaaatatttctatttgttttctTATAACACATAGAACTCCATTAGAGAACTATTGTTCTAGTTTGACCTATCAATAGGACAATTTATAACCTATTGAGGTGTCTTCGacttataccaaagtttctattCATAAGTTGAGTAGGGGTCAAAGTgatcattagaacttaaacttaattaagatccggactgatataatatgggtttaagaaCAAgccgacctaggttcgtatcaggtatGACTTATTCTTTCTAATGTATAGTTTGTTTTAATATCTAAATAttgagttttatatatttacataagtGTATATGATCATGTGTAAATATTGTATCATACATAGCATGCGTTTGAGTAATATCATTATGGCATGTTTTATAGAAATTGTTTTACTAAAATGGATTTGGAAAATGTGCATTGGTTTTGAGaatgattttaaatggttttgatACGCGGTTTATTTACTTGGGGTTTTGGATATGTATATAGATGGTTGTGGAGTTACTTTGATGGTATAATTGTTTACAGTTGATTTGTTAATGGAATGATTTATTAGATGTGGTCTCTAGACTTAGTTTAACCATCATAAAAACTAGAGACACAAGTATCCTATGGCCTCAAAGTTGATCATTGACTAGATACAGGCATGTCTAACATCTAGATTGGTTTTGGTCACCGGAGATTGGAATCAAGATTATGATTATGATCATGGATATGAttatggatatatatttttttatacagtTACGGTTGTTTACATGTCCTACTTACATTGATATATTTTACGTATGTGTTAGTGGCAAAATGACTTTCCTAACATGCCCTGATCTATTCTTGGTATGTTTTAGTATAACAATTTTGAAATAGCCAATATACACTAATTTGTTCTTTGTACGTGTTAATAGCACTCTAGAATAGGCTTTATTGGATTACGATATGGTTTTTCATTGGATTTATGAAACTTTTGAAATCATGGCATTTGCTTTGCATCACAtgttatatgtatacatatatgctTATATTACTTTGATATGTTGAGATTATAATCATCTTGGTGTAAGTGCTTAAAATCCCCTCACCCCTGTGTTTCCAACCTTTAAGGTTTCCTGTGAGTTCTAGTGGGTTAGTTCGGGGAGAGGAATGGATGAGCTTGTGTTGGTGCAAATTGAGTTGGTTggtttatttttggtattttggaCATGGTTGTGTTTTTGGTGTGTTATTTAGAGACTTTATCTATGTATTTGGATATTGTAGTTCAATTTGAATACTAGTGAGGTTATTTATGACTTGTACTGGTAATTTGATTGGAGATACTACATTAAGTTGTATTGAGTTTAAGATGTGCTGTAGTTGTGGAATTTAAACactaatattgaaattttatatggtttttgaaGTTGTTAGCTTTTTTATTTCTGCTGGTTTTACTAATTCCTCCCCCAGATAGAGGAAATTGATAATTTAATGAATAGTGCTAAATAAAGAAGGTACCGTTCAACAAGGATAAGCAAGATTTCAAAAAAAGGCTAGGTCTTGACAATTAGCTTAATGAGTTCATCAtatcatcaattttttaatttgttgttttacttttgttcatttatataagtttttttagatatattaaaatttccttcttcttttttttaaaacatattttgaatCTTGGGTTTATGATTAGATCTATGGGATAAAATTTTTGTCTTCTACTTGAGAATTTCTCAGTGACAGAGTTAATAGCTCTCCTCTTTCTATTAGCTGCGGATTAACAGAGTTGATAGTTCTCCAAACTTGTTCTATTATTAGTGCAGTTGATTTTACTAAAAAGTTTATCCATCCAAATTAACCTTCTAACAAAATTTCAAGACCACCACTGAGAGACTTGTTCATCTCgttgtttcttttttgtatcGCTTTACTTGAGAGGCTTGCTGATCTCCCTGATTTCTCTTTACTGTTTGCACATGCAGTTTAACATAATGTTTGTTCGGTTTGTGATAAAGTTTTGACCAGAAATGTTTTCTGAAAATCAgtttgcaaactttttttttttttttttcggtcgTCGCTAATAGAAAAAtgcttgattttaatattttctacttATAAAAAATTCATCCAAACACATTAAAATCTATCCTTACGCAACATCTTTTATGGACCATTTcatcttgtatttttttattcttttctttcattgttttttttaacgTCAACATTACAATTATATGCATGAtccaaaagggaaaaataaaaataaaaaataaataaagatcacaataatattttaacggGAGGGAATGGGCGATTTATTTCTGACCCATTGGGGCTTGATAATTGAGCCTATAAACACTACACACGTGTTCATCACTTTTATCCCATAGATCTGGTTTATAATGCGCCCATACTAGGACTACAACATTCTTCCCAGCACACCACCGAACCATCTACTTGgctgtcttttcttttttttcttttttttttttttttccttttttcccttaataacaattttttttttttggttaatggcAGTCACTTTCCCATGCCATCCTCGTTCACATCAGCTCGGTTGACAAAATTTGGATATACATGTATTGGAAAGTATTACCGCGATAAAAGGCATTGGTAATATCTCCATAATTCTCACtctactttttttgtttgtttttaattccTATTTTCGTTTCTTTGGTGAATCCACCCAGACAACTATATCTTCCAAACCACTATTCTGATTCTTTTACTTGTCATTACTTActagacaaaataaatacatttatcATAGCCATCTATAAATTGTACACTGGGTATAATTTAGTTTGTAGTctcaatttatgaattcaaCAACCATTTAATAGTGTATTCAACAAGCATTTcatagtgtgtgtgtgtatatatatatataaatataaatatatatatatatatatgtatatatataaataaataaatatatatatatatatatgtatgtatgtatatatataagtattctTTAATATAAGATTATCATATCATTTCCAAAGAGTATATATTATTCCTTAAAATAAGGAAATAAGTAATCATATAGAatagatattttgaaattttaaaatataccaAACATGGAAATAATTAATCTTATAGAATAACTATTGTAATTCTACATCTATTCTGCATACTAACATATtctatagataaaaaataataataataaatagtaataataagaataagaataataagaataaagagTATAAAGAAAGTATATTGTTAGAGAATCATTTTAAATTTCACTCCCTATTTTAAAATATCTCTCTATTATGGAAAATATGCTCTTTATTCTAAAAGATTtattatgcttttatttttaaagttcaTTGGTAATACTCCAAGTAGACctaagagcatctccaatggaTTTTTGAAAAGCCTCATATTATCTATTATAAAGAGTTATACCTTTATTTCATAACTACAATAGGTtttcaatattgaaaaattaaaataaaaaataagacttAACTCTTCAAAATTTGAAAGGCAGACCCactaaaaatataaagtttttaataaattcatttgTTACTCTACCATTTTTCATGCACAgtcataattaatttaaccaTTATAAAGtcacattttgttttttctaaatgCTACTTTACTATAgggagaaaatgaaaaagagaaaagatatTCTCATAATtatagagaaataaaaaataaaaattaattgtagaatattatttttttaagccgAGAATAATTATAAAGAGTGCTATTTTTTCAATAGAGATTGCTATCgaaattggattaaaaaaaaaaaatcaatctttattctttataattcTTCAAAtgatctttattttaaaattatgctcTAAAATAAAGATTGAAAACGCTTTAACATTACATCTATACTGCCTGTGCCATATAATGGAACACTCATAAATTGTGAtgaatcttattttcttttattactaCTTTCGGTAGCACCACAAGCaccaattatatttattgaatttgaaaaaagtGATATTTAACATGCTGTTTATGGAGACATAAATGagacataaatacataaattaggCTCAATGCAAACAAATGAAATAATGAAAcggcaccttttttttttttttttttttttttttggtaagcaTAATGAAACGGCACTTGAAATCCCAAATCtagtaaataaaatttggtgataccagtactgtagtaatattttaaataaaaattccatgaCACGCGGCAAAAGGATAAAAGCGGAAAGAATTAACAAGAAGAACCAACAAACAAAACAGAACAAATAGATACATCCATATGCATTCAATGTAGAGCTGCATATATGAGCTGTGAGCTCTTGCATCCAACGTGCATCACATATTCAATGGAAAACCGCCCACAAAACAAGATTTCTGTAGATGTTGCTGCGGATGCCAGCTCTCTTGACTCACTCTCCTTTGCTGGGCTAGTATGTATTCAAGATCAGCAATGGAAGTCCGCTTCTACCAACACTGCCAATCAAATTCACAACGAAGACCCAGAATTTGAATTCAGTCAGTCAAGACCAACATCGAACACTCCTACTGCTTCAACAAAGAATCCCCCATCCAACCTTTTCATTTCAAATGGCCAGCTCCTACCACAAACATTCCTTTCTCAATCGAAGCAGCATCATGTAAGCAATCAACAGCACTATAGAGGCTCAGTACCAGCAACTCGCATTATTAGTAAGAAATCAAGTAACAAGATGGATGACACTGAAGTATCTGATACACAGTATCAAGAACAAAGAAACCAGGTGAAAAAGGAGCACACTGCCTCAAAATCATggtttggccggaaagtttTCGAGTCATTTTTCTCCCCCTGTAGGGAATGTCAATCTGCTGACTCAACTGTTAAAGCTCATAAATTAAGGAGAAAATGTGAAATTGCATTAACTTGATGCTCTTTCTCCGTTACTGATTTTTCATTTGACTTCACTCGagatttaatttggttatttatgtgAGGAGCTTTTAACTCGGTTAATTATGTGAGGGGCTTTAGGCtggatgagaaaaaaaaattagtgatattaaataaaacttcatatatgagaatttctattttttacatTCTGCTATACCCCcattatgtgttgcaatttttttatgatgaatttttatatatttccttAAAATCAAAGATTAATTCATTAGATTTAAAGATTTTGGATATTCATTCCCAAAAATACACTTTTACAGTTGGTCCGTGCATATGAATCTTTTCCTGATGACAAACTTATTTTAAACTGCATGTGTGGTGTATTTTCAtgtcaaatatttttcaatgagtAAAGATTTGTTTAGTATCGCAAGGTAAAAGGTTTGTTTGACTTTGTGGTAACAGCTATGCTATGATTTTTATACGGGTAATTCCCATCACACCCGTATTTCAACCGAACCTCCactgattttcaaaatattaatttataccCTTACAAGAGGCGCAAATGATAGAGATTGACGTTAAATCCAAATGGTGGGATTGAAATGGTTGGGGAGGTAGATGAAGATTTTCTGAAAGCAGTAGGGAGGTAGATTTTAAATTAGAAGGTTCTAGCTGAATTTAAGCCCAACTTTAGAGAGGTGAATGATATTGATCAGTTTCAATAACACTAATCTTTTTAAGACAATTGTTTTAAAGCCCTTGGTTAATTGTCTATTGTTTGAGCATCATATGTATAATTAGACCTGCTTCCTAGTTTGATATCTATTATTTTCTTCAAGTCCTACGAATCCTACAAACCCCAATTTTAATCTTTTAGAATTGTTAAAAAGTTAGCAGTGATAATAATTGGGCGGCTAGTGAATCTAAGCTGAAGCTATTCGAGAACATAGTTGTGTAAATAACGACATTGAGAAGAGGATAGAATCCTAATTGATGAATTTTTCCCTTGAACGTACGAATGTGTACAACTAACAGTGTCTACATGACCATGATGTGATTTTCTAAGAAAGATAATCAAATTAACATATTGTAGTCGTTCAATTCTTTTCTACTCTCATACATAGTACGACAACTTTTTagggaaataaaaaatacaaatcttCCAAGTCTATTGCATATCTGTTTAGTACATCTTTTTCCATCATGTTTCAAACAAATATACTTGTAAGACATAACGAAAGAATCTATTTtcagattaaaaataaagagcaaAATGATCATTTATAGAACAAAAGTCAAGCCTTGGaacttttataataatattacagTTAGTTCCATTTGtgcgtttttgtttttcttcttttatatattaatttattttcatttttctcttcctttgtgcattatataaatatatacaatatagcTACATGCaacaaaattcttaaaaattattaaaccacCACAAAATCTGTATCACTGCACTTCAACAACAGTTTGTTTATTATCACAACTACTTATGACTTATGAGCAACATAGACTGACAATTTATCTAGCATAATGGACCagacaataatataatattgtttaaCAAACAAGACAGCCGCCAAATCATTTTACAGATATTTCACAAGAGAAAAACCGCAGCCATGGAGATAAGCCAAAGGCATATTATAAGAAAATAGAGAATGTACCTTAATTAACAAATATCTCCACCTACGTATAAACCATTCATAGACACAGGATCTGGAAACCACAACTATAAATCCTGAAAAGCAGAGTAAATCATTCACGAATAGAATAGCTAGACAAGCACCGCCAGAAAAATTGGAACTCCATTCAGAGGTTAAAACTCAGAGATAATTTGAATACCTAAACCAAACCCcaacaattaaattcaaattgtaCCCCCATTAGCAATGATAGTGTGTAATTGTAAATACACCATAACTCATGACATTTAAATTAATTCTGTATTTTTAATTCCGGGTGCCCCTAAAATACACAGAAGAAAGAAATGGATATGTGAAATTTACCCAAGGTAAGGTAAATGTTCTCCTTCTTGTTTCAAAGAAACTAGGTAGGCGTCGATTGGAACAGCAAAGGTATCAAGGGCAGTTCATTATGGGTATTTTCTGAAGTTGAAAGACTTCCAAATTAGGCAACAAAAAGCCAAcaataagaaggaaaaaaaatacacattttAAGGTAATAGTCCTTGTACCAAGATAATTACAATCTACATCTGTCACAAAACTAAATGtaataaaaagacaaaatagCAGCAATTTGCTACAAAGTGGGTCAAATAAGCAGAAAAAGTAGTTGTccagataaaattattttacttatgTAAAACGTGATTCAAACAAACTGTTCAATACTCCCAATTAGCAAAATGTGTAGAAAACTGTACAAAGAACACTTCACCTAGCATCTCAAGTTTTGCCATATTTATCAGCATATCCCTGcgaatcaatataattaattgtcaaTGCCGAGAACTTATTATTGCCAAACCCAAGATATAAATAATCTTATAGACTCACCTCAACAAGCTTATTGATTTTTAGACGAGATGAAGAAAGATATTGCTTGACTGATTCTGTGGTAGATGGTATCTGTTGGTGCTGCAGGGAGCTAAGAACCTTCTCAACTGCTTTTCTAACTATCTTGTTATGAGCATCCTTACGTAAATTACCCTCACGCCATTTTGGTTTTAACAACTCTTTCACCAAATCTACAAGAGCAGCACGGAAATGCCTCATAGGTTTTAATTCTTTATGCATATTTTCTCCCATTATACAGTCAACCTCCTCTTCTTTGTTTTGTCCAACCCTATCTACTTTTAAATCCTTTACTTGCCTTGACCCATCCCTTTGATGTCTACTATCACAATGCTCACTGATTTTGTTCATATTGATATTATCTTCAACATCAGATAGGTCCAGGGCATTCTCTTCTTTCGACAATGCCTCGTTTTGTGAGCCAACAGACATTCCCAAAGCCTTTGCTTCATTTGCCGGCATATCTTTCTCATGTGTATGGCAACTCTTATTTAACACATTCTCACTACGGATATTATGAGAAGAAACAGAATTTATATCTTCATTTGATGACAAGCCCACGGTCCCTGTAACAGAATCACCAAATGTTTGCTGATTGGATGCATTCATCTTGGATGATCCTTGGCAATAAAATGCTTTCAAAGATACATCTCCCAACTTGGGTAACTCAAAACTATCACGAAGTGGGTCATATTGGCTTCTTGGAGATGAGATTGCCGGAGGAATGAAGAAAGATGGTCTGAAGGGTACAGAAGGCTCCCAATCATCTGAAGAAATTTTTGATTTAAGTTCAGCAGAAGGCAATGATATGCTGGTTGAAGGTAAATTATCTAGCTCAGAACAGGAGATGGGAGAACTTCGTAGAAAGGAAGATGATCTGAGAGAGCTTGCATACAACGAGGAATAACTAAATGGCGGCAATCCATTCCCGGATGAAATAGAGTTACAGGAAAGCATGCCAGTGCCTAAAAGATGATTACTTGAGATTGAATTTGGAGAGTGGCTCAATGATGGACGACAGCTGCGGCTGCTAGCCAATTCCTCCAAGCTGGTAGAATGAGAAGAGAGCTTCCCAATACCATACTTATCTGCAGTTATGGTATACCCACTTGAAGAAAATCCATATTCAGGATGCAAGCTGTTCCTGAATACAGAACCACTTCTATTAGCCAGCAACAAATGGCTGCCGCAATCATTAGTAGGCCAATGTTGCCTCTTACTCTGTCTTTCTACATCCTCAAATAAGGGGGAAAGGACTGGATAACCGCTAGCGGAAGCCATTTGCTTGGCATCAGGACAAGTACCAACAGATAATATCTCTTTGTGAAGAGCAAAACAATCACGTTCTTCAGGAAATTGAATGCTTCTTTCACTTACTATCCGTTCTAATTTCTGAATACCTTCTGAAGTGAGATGCAAAGGAAATGCAGAGTTAATTCCAACTAAAGGAGCTATTGGATCATGAAAATCTGTACTGCCTCTAACACCTGTTACATGAGAAGGTGCTTATTAAATACATTGCAGTATGAATGTTTTTGATACCCATAGTCCACACTTCCTAAGACACAAGAAATACCTTCATCAAGCTGGACATCTTTCCTATTTGCAGCAAAAGCCACTCCCTCATCCTGCGCATGTGTATTATTCAGATTATCTTTTCTATGAAGAAACCTACACATACTACCTTTTATGCACCAACCCTTAGCAAAAAAGTCACAGACAATTGCTGGTCGTTTATCTCCATTATCAATCCCAGCACCAGAGGACAGACTTTGAGTACCAATCTCAGAAGCCAATCTGAAAATCCTAGTGGTTAATAAGATTTGGTTCAAGTATAATTCTGGAAAGATAAATAACTGGCCGTTATAAAAAGAGATATTAGATAAAAAGCAAGTAGTTTGACCCTCTAATAAGAAAAGTTCAAAAAAGATATATTACACCAGTACAAGCCCACCTTGATGCTGCTTGCTTTTCATCATCTCCTGACTGCTTGTCCGTTTGCTTAATTTCATCTTCTGGATCCCAAACATCATTGGCCTCCTTACCAAAGCAATCACGCATCTGTATGGCAACAACCGCACCTTTCCCAGTGACATGACATGAGTTGGTGGTTTTAGCAGACATAATCTCACTTTTACACAAATAAGAGTTGCTATTAGAATGGTGTTCGATGCAGCTTTTAGAGGAATTCTTATCTGTAAGGGTCTGAGCATCTTTCATATTATCTAGAagaattcccttattttcaccTAAAGACAAATATCTCCCAGGTTTTATACGTAGCCCCTCACTCTGTATATTCAAGGTTTCCTTCTTGGAACCAAAACTACTTTGGTCCACACCAAAGGCATTTGAGGGTAGCATGTTTCTAAATTTCCCTTGAGTGGATGAACCCAATTCCAAGCGCCCATAATGTTCCACAGACTTCACATCTTGTCTAACAtctatttgaaggaaaattatatttagaagtataataaaatgatttttttttttttaaataaatgctTGGAGCTTATACATAATCCCAAAAATTTAAGCTTCTACGAAGTGGGCCCAACTACATATATTAAGATAAACaatagtaaattattttaatactaCCCCTCATATGTACATCTACCCAGAAAACATTAATTGGGCTTTATATGTGCAAAAAAACTAACTAACAATTATGGAGGTTTAGCAGGATTTTAATACGAGACCATACATGTAACGCAACTCTAAATAGCATGCTACATTACCAGTGTTCCTAAAAGAAGAAGCTGAGATAGTAGCAAgaagttttaatatataatataaatagagGTCCTTAAACATGTCTCTCAATAGGCTATCCATATTGACCTAATAATAAATTACCTCATCTTTGTGATTTTGAATGTAACAAGTATACCTGCATTGCTGCAGCAATAAATCAGgccaaatatagaaaaatttagGTCATTAATGTAAACATGCTTCACTACATATTAttaagggaaaagaaaagaaagaagctaGAAAGAGAATAGAGTATATATGCCTTGAATCAAAATAGTGTTTTTTAAAAGCTCATCACCAACCATAAGTTGCTTAGTAAAT includes the following:
- the LOC107425248 gene encoding protein FRIGIDA-ESSENTIAL 1 isoform X2; its protein translation is MPLAPSQPAVQLFDSDSDVDDDDQMVEEDEEEEEVEKDVEEEEPEEEEQESEEEEEVDDVEGEEVDRVEADDDHKDVRQDVKSVEHYGRLELGSSTQGKFRNMLPSNAFGVDQSSFGSKKETLNIQSEGLRIKPGRYLSLGENKGILLDNMKDAQTLTDKNSSKSCIEHHSNSNSYLCKSEIMSAKTTNSCHVTGKGAVVAIQMRDCFGKEANDVWDPEDEIKQTDKQSGDDEKQAASRLASEIGTQSLSSGAGIDNGDKRPAIVCDFFAKGWCIKGSMCRFLHRKDNLNNTHAQDEGVAFAANRKDVQLDEGVRGSTDFHDPIAPLVGINSAFPLHLTSEGIQKLERIVSERSIQFPEERDCFALHKEILSVGTCPDAKQMASASGYPVLSPLFEDVERQSKRQHWPTNDCGSHLLLANRSGSVFRNSLHPEYGFSSSGYTITADKYGIGKLSSHSTSLEELASSRSCRPSLSHSPNSISSNHLLGTGMLSCNSISSGNGLPPFSYSSLYASSLRSSSFLRSSPISCSELDNLPSTSISLPSAELKSKISSDDWEPSVPFRPSFFIPPAISSPRSQYDPLRDSFELPKLGDVSLKAFYCQGSSKMNASNQQTFGDSVTGTVGLSSNEDINSVSSHNIRSENVLNKSCHTHEKDMPANEAKALGMSVGSQNEALSKEENALDLSDVEDNINMNKISEHCDSRHQRDGSRQVKDLKVDRVGQNKEEEVDCIMGENMHKELKPMRHFRAALVDLVKELLKPKWREGNLRKDAHNKIVRKAVEKVLSSLQHQQIPSTTESVKQYLSSSRLKINKLVEGYADKYGKT
- the LOC107425248 gene encoding protein FRIGIDA-ESSENTIAL 1 isoform X1; the encoded protein is MPLAPSQPAVQLFDSDSDVDDDDQMVEEDEEEEEVEKDVEEEEPEEEEQESEEEEEVDDVEGEEVDRVEADDDHKDVRQDVKSVEHYGRLELGSSTQGKFRNMLPSNAFGVDQSSFGSKKETLNIQSEGLRIKPGRYLSLGENKGILLDNMKDAQTLTDKNSSKSCIEHHSNSNSYLCKSEIMSAKTTNSCHVTGKGAVVAIQMRDCFGKEANDVWDPEDEIKQTDKQSGDDEKQAASRIFRLASEIGTQSLSSGAGIDNGDKRPAIVCDFFAKGWCIKGSMCRFLHRKDNLNNTHAQDEGVAFAANRKDVQLDEGVRGSTDFHDPIAPLVGINSAFPLHLTSEGIQKLERIVSERSIQFPEERDCFALHKEILSVGTCPDAKQMASASGYPVLSPLFEDVERQSKRQHWPTNDCGSHLLLANRSGSVFRNSLHPEYGFSSSGYTITADKYGIGKLSSHSTSLEELASSRSCRPSLSHSPNSISSNHLLGTGMLSCNSISSGNGLPPFSYSSLYASSLRSSSFLRSSPISCSELDNLPSTSISLPSAELKSKISSDDWEPSVPFRPSFFIPPAISSPRSQYDPLRDSFELPKLGDVSLKAFYCQGSSKMNASNQQTFGDSVTGTVGLSSNEDINSVSSHNIRSENVLNKSCHTHEKDMPANEAKALGMSVGSQNEALSKEENALDLSDVEDNINMNKISEHCDSRHQRDGSRQVKDLKVDRVGQNKEEEVDCIMGENMHKELKPMRHFRAALVDLVKELLKPKWREGNLRKDAHNKIVRKAVEKVLSSLQHQQIPSTTESVKQYLSSSRLKINKLVEGYADKYGKT
- the LOC107425248 gene encoding protein FRIGIDA-ESSENTIAL 1 isoform X4 gives rise to the protein MPLAPSQPAVQLFDSDSDVDDDDQMVEEDEEEEEVEKDVEEEEPEEEEQESEEEEEVDDVEGEEVDRVEADDDHKGAVVAIQMRDCFGKEANDVWDPEDEIKQTDKQSGDDEKQAASRIFRLASEIGTQSLSSGAGIDNGDKRPAIVCDFFAKGWCIKGSMCRFLHRKDNLNNTHAQDEGVAFAANRKDVQLDEGVRGSTDFHDPIAPLVGINSAFPLHLTSEGIQKLERIVSERSIQFPEERDCFALHKEILSVGTCPDAKQMASASGYPVLSPLFEDVERQSKRQHWPTNDCGSHLLLANRSGSVFRNSLHPEYGFSSSGYTITADKYGIGKLSSHSTSLEELASSRSCRPSLSHSPNSISSNHLLGTGMLSCNSISSGNGLPPFSYSSLYASSLRSSSFLRSSPISCSELDNLPSTSISLPSAELKSKISSDDWEPSVPFRPSFFIPPAISSPRSQYDPLRDSFELPKLGDVSLKAFYCQGSSKMNASNQQTFGDSVTGTVGLSSNEDINSVSSHNIRSENVLNKSCHTHEKDMPANEAKALGMSVGSQNEALSKEENALDLSDVEDNINMNKISEHCDSRHQRDGSRQVKDLKVDRVGQNKEEEVDCIMGENMHKELKPMRHFRAALVDLVKELLKPKWREGNLRKDAHNKIVRKAVEKVLSSLQHQQIPSTTESVKQYLSSSRLKINKLVEGYADKYGKT
- the LOC107425248 gene encoding protein FRIGIDA-ESSENTIAL 1 isoform X3 translates to MLPSNAFGVDQSSFGSKKETLNIQSEGLRIKPGRYLSLGENKGILLDNMKDAQTLTDKNSSKSCIEHHSNSNSYLCKSEIMSAKTTNSCHVTGKGAVVAIQMRDCFGKEANDVWDPEDEIKQTDKQSGDDEKQAASRIFRLASEIGTQSLSSGAGIDNGDKRPAIVCDFFAKGWCIKGSMCRFLHRKDNLNNTHAQDEGVAFAANRKDVQLDEGVRGSTDFHDPIAPLVGINSAFPLHLTSEGIQKLERIVSERSIQFPEERDCFALHKEILSVGTCPDAKQMASASGYPVLSPLFEDVERQSKRQHWPTNDCGSHLLLANRSGSVFRNSLHPEYGFSSSGYTITADKYGIGKLSSHSTSLEELASSRSCRPSLSHSPNSISSNHLLGTGMLSCNSISSGNGLPPFSYSSLYASSLRSSSFLRSSPISCSELDNLPSTSISLPSAELKSKISSDDWEPSVPFRPSFFIPPAISSPRSQYDPLRDSFELPKLGDVSLKAFYCQGSSKMNASNQQTFGDSVTGTVGLSSNEDINSVSSHNIRSENVLNKSCHTHEKDMPANEAKALGMSVGSQNEALSKEENALDLSDVEDNINMNKISEHCDSRHQRDGSRQVKDLKVDRVGQNKEEEVDCIMGENMHKELKPMRHFRAALVDLVKELLKPKWREGNLRKDAHNKIVRKAVEKVLSSLQHQQIPSTTESVKQYLSSSRLKINKLVEGYADKYGKT